One window from the genome of Osmerus eperlanus chromosome 1, fOsmEpe2.1, whole genome shotgun sequence encodes:
- the necap2 gene encoding adaptin ear-binding coat-associated protein 2: protein MAEESGYESIVCVKPEVHVYRIPPRATNRGYRAADWKLDEPSWSGRMKIIAKDKVCFIRLEDKNSGELFAQATVDTYPGVAVEAVTDSSRYFVVRIQDDTGRHAFIGLGFADRGDSFDFNVALQDHFKWVKQEGELAKQEASQSTAPKLDLGFKEGQTIKICIGNIKKKDGGAAKSRPMAGGLLPPPPGSKGGSILPPSGDQPSAPAEQTNTASSLLDFIAPVPAAQPTPDLWGDFTAAGSSSSQDTVKSGWVQF from the exons ATGGCAGAGGAAAGCGGATACGAATCGATTGTCTGTGTAAAGCCAGAGGTCCATGTGTACAGAATTCCGCCCCGCGCCACTAACCGCGGTTATCG GGCTGCAGACTGGAAGTTGGATGAGCCTTCATGGAGCGGTCGAATGAAAATTATCGCAAAAGACAAGGTGTGCTTCATCAGGCTGGAGGACAAAAACTCAG GAGAGCTGTTTGCCCAAGCCACCGTGGACACGTATCCTGGAGTTGCAGTAGAAGCGGTCACGGACTCCAGCCGATATTTTGTTGTGCGGATACAGGATGATACTG GACGCCATGCGTTTATTGGCCTGGGGTTTGCTGATCGCGGGGACTCCTTTGACTTCAATGTGGCTTTGCAAGACCACTTTAA ATGGGTGAAACAGGAAGGGGAACTGGCAAAACAGGAAGCTTCCCAGAGCACGGCACCCAAACTGGACCTGGGCTTCAAAGAGGGCCAGACCATAAAGATTTGCATTGGG AACATTAAGAAGAAGGATGGAGGTGCAGCCAAGTCACGGCCCATGGCTGGtggcctcctgccccctccaccaggGTCTAAGGGTGGAAGCATCCTACCCCCTTCTGGAGACCAACCGTCTGCTCCAGCTGAACAAACTAACACTG CATCTTCTCTGTTAGATTTCATTGCCCCTGTCCCAGCAGCCCAGCCCACCCCTGACTTGTGGGGTGACTTCACAGCAGCTGGCTCCAG CTCCAGTCAAGACACTGTCAAATCAGGATGGGTGCAGTTTTAG
- the brk1 gene encoding probable protein BRICK1 has translation MAGQEDPVQREIHQDWANREYIEVITSSIKKIADFLNSFDMSCRSRLATLNEKLTALERRIEYIEARVTKGETLT, from the exons ATGGCAGGCCAGGAAGATCCTGTTCAGAGAGAGATCCACCAGGATTGGGCAAATCGAGAATATATTGAAGTTATCACTAGCAGCATCAAGAAAATAGCAGATTTTCTCAATTCTTTTG ATATGTCCTGCCGGTCCCGTTTGGCCACTCTGAATGAAAAGTTGACTGCACTGGAAAGGAGAATTGAGTACATTGAGGCCAGG GTCACAAAGGGAGAGACTTTGACCTAA